The following are from one region of the Leptospira harrisiae genome:
- a CDS encoding DegT/DnrJ/EryC1/StrS family aminotransferase, producing the protein MLTSRKTFLPFALPSISEDAIEEVAQVLRSGWVTSGPKVKQFEMEFGDFVGSKETIAVNSATAGLHLALEAIGLTSADAAITSSTTFTATAEVICYFGAEPILTDVDPVHNLMTPETLRDTIESKCKWNGKELKSKKTGKQIKAIMPVHLAGYTCDMEGLIEVAKEFNLSVIEDAAHAFPAVHKDKMIGTWGDFTVFSFYATKGITTGEGGMVTTSHKNAAERIRKMRLHGINRDAFNRPGWYYEVVDAGYKYNMTDIAAALGVVQLKESHGFWERRTEIAKHYNEEFSSLKGIKLPKKDSNGIHSWHLYRIEVDPKIAKVGRDSLVEELKERNIGTSLHFIPIFEHPYYKKTFQYNRREYPNACQMYDRSISLPLFAGMTKSDEKDVIDAVKDILE; encoded by the coding sequence ATGCTCACATCTCGCAAAACCTTCCTGCCATTTGCTCTTCCGTCAATTTCCGAGGATGCGATTGAAGAAGTTGCTCAAGTCCTAAGATCGGGATGGGTCACTTCCGGCCCCAAAGTCAAACAATTTGAGATGGAGTTTGGTGACTTTGTTGGCAGTAAAGAAACCATCGCAGTCAACTCTGCCACCGCCGGCTTACATTTAGCCTTAGAAGCAATTGGCCTTACATCGGCAGATGCTGCAATTACTAGTTCCACTACTTTCACAGCAACGGCGGAGGTGATCTGCTATTTCGGGGCCGAACCAATTCTCACAGACGTGGATCCCGTCCACAATCTGATGACTCCAGAAACATTGCGAGACACAATCGAATCAAAATGCAAGTGGAACGGTAAAGAACTGAAAAGCAAAAAAACGGGTAAACAAATCAAAGCTATCATGCCCGTACACTTAGCTGGTTATACTTGTGATATGGAAGGTCTTATCGAGGTGGCTAAAGAATTTAATCTTTCTGTAATTGAAGATGCTGCCCATGCCTTCCCAGCAGTTCACAAAGATAAGATGATAGGAACTTGGGGCGATTTTACCGTTTTTAGTTTTTATGCCACAAAAGGAATCACAACAGGAGAAGGTGGTATGGTTACTACTTCTCATAAAAATGCCGCAGAACGAATTCGAAAAATGCGACTGCATGGAATCAATCGAGATGCCTTTAATAGACCAGGTTGGTACTATGAAGTAGTTGATGCAGGTTACAAATATAACATGACCGACATAGCTGCTGCATTAGGTGTTGTGCAACTAAAAGAATCACATGGATTTTGGGAACGTAGAACAGAAATTGCAAAACATTATAACGAAGAATTTAGTTCGTTAAAAGGAATCAAACTTCCCAAAAAAGATTCCAATGGAATTCATAGTTGGCATCTTTACAGAATTGAAGTTGATCCAAAAATTGCGAAAGTAGGTAGAGATAGTTTAGTAGAAGAATTGAAGGAAAGAAATATTGGTACAAGCCTTCATTTTATTCCCATCTTCGAACATCCTTATTATAAAAAGACATTCCAATACAATCGCAGAGAATATCCAAATGCATGCCAAATGTATGATAGATCGATTTCCCTACCGCTTTTTGCGGGAATGACAAAGTCAGATGAAAAAGATGTGATTGATGCAGTAAAAGATATTTTAGAGTAG
- the add gene encoding adenosine deaminase — translation MEVPFSEILNRIAVIDRDIAELNRLKSRLPADRPYSPTIQLTFDKQINTLLNERVSLMELPILHPPLWLLSKDGLETTDEPSILKERKSLLAGDLSVAHPNEQDVINFIREIPKTEVHLHLEACVNKETLKFLYKKNGIEVTDQEFEDKYNFKDLNGFIQVFFFVQGSVKETSDLGYFIDSLADYLRSNNIVYCEAFFAPSKFIQNGLDFDEMVEVMVNRIRQIEVKDGITIRLLVDVSRSFGPENAMNNLKRVLGLKHKEVIGIGLGGAELMGPAKDYSEVFKVARESGLRCVAHSGEDDGPWAIWDAVNLCKAERIGHGTSAIQDPELVRYMKENKIPIEICVTSNVFTGKYVRKEQNHPVRYYYDQGLMLCINTDDPDIFNVNLTYEFFKLYRFLDFSIDEIIDLVRQGVLCTFHPEKESLWKSMEEKIDQIKLKYNLVSEKQVTTV, via the coding sequence ATGGAAGTTCCTTTTTCTGAGATTTTAAATCGTATCGCTGTCATTGACCGTGACATTGCAGAGCTCAATCGTTTGAAGAGTCGTCTGCCAGCTGACAGACCGTACTCGCCCACCATCCAGCTTACTTTTGATAAACAAATCAATACTCTTTTAAACGAGCGAGTTTCGTTAATGGAGCTCCCGATTCTCCATCCGCCGCTTTGGTTGCTCTCCAAAGATGGATTAGAGACTACGGATGAACCATCAATTCTAAAAGAGAGAAAATCTTTACTTGCTGGCGACTTGTCGGTGGCACACCCGAATGAACAGGACGTCATCAACTTCATTCGAGAGATTCCAAAAACAGAAGTTCATTTACATCTTGAAGCTTGTGTGAATAAGGAAACTTTAAAGTTCCTTTATAAAAAGAATGGTATCGAAGTAACTGATCAAGAATTTGAAGATAAATATAATTTCAAAGATTTAAACGGATTCATTCAGGTATTTTTCTTTGTGCAAGGTTCGGTTAAAGAAACTTCCGATCTTGGATACTTTATCGATAGCTTAGCAGATTATCTACGTTCCAATAACATTGTTTATTGTGAGGCATTTTTTGCTCCTTCTAAGTTCATTCAAAACGGATTAGATTTTGATGAAATGGTCGAAGTGATGGTAAATCGAATTCGCCAGATAGAAGTCAAAGATGGAATCACCATTAGGTTGTTAGTTGACGTTTCTCGTTCCTTTGGTCCAGAAAATGCGATGAACAATCTCAAACGAGTGTTGGGATTAAAACATAAAGAAGTCATTGGAATTGGACTTGGTGGTGCTGAACTTATGGGCCCAGCTAAGGATTATTCTGAAGTATTCAAAGTAGCACGTGAATCAGGTTTACGATGTGTCGCTCACTCAGGTGAAGATGATGGACCATGGGCTATCTGGGATGCAGTAAATCTTTGTAAGGCAGAAAGGATAGGACACGGAACTTCTGCCATTCAAGATCCAGAACTTGTTCGCTATATGAAAGAAAACAAAATTCCAATAGAGATTTGTGTTACTTCCAATGTATTTACTGGAAAATATGTCCGTAAGGAACAAAACCATCCTGTGCGTTATTATTACGACCAAGGTTTGATGTTGTGTATCAATACAGATGATCCTGATATCTTTAATGTGAATCTTACCTATGAGTTTTTTAAACTATATCGCTTTTTAGATTTTTCTATCGATGAAATTATTGATTTGGTAAGACAAGGTGTACTTTGTACTTTCCATCCTGAAAAAGAATCTCTCTGGAAATCAATGGAAGAAAAAATAGATCAGATTAAATTGAAATACAATTTGGTGTCTGAAAAACAAGTAACAACTGTTTAG
- a CDS encoding VOC family protein: protein MAAPKKKKKTSGTKTKSNLKKLDYRANPIHSITPFLMFNADIEEVAKFYASVFKKSKIITANSMQGEFILNGQKFTAYNGGTEFKFTWGVSFMISVETQKEVDYYWNALLADGGTESMCGWLQDKFGMYWQVTPKILLQLISHKDPIKAERATQAMLKMRKIDIATLKEAVS, encoded by the coding sequence ATGGCAGCACCAAAGAAGAAGAAGAAAACCAGTGGAACCAAAACAAAATCTAATTTGAAAAAATTAGATTACCGGGCCAATCCTATTCACAGCATCACACCTTTTCTTATGTTCAATGCAGATATTGAAGAAGTGGCAAAGTTCTATGCATCGGTTTTTAAAAAGTCAAAAATCATAACTGCAAATTCCATGCAAGGTGAGTTCATTTTAAACGGCCAAAAATTTACTGCCTACAATGGGGGCACCGAATTCAAATTCACTTGGGGAGTTTCCTTTATGATCAGTGTAGAAACTCAAAAAGAAGTGGATTATTATTGGAATGCTTTATTAGCAGATGGTGGTACAGAAAGTATGTGTGGTTGGCTTCAAGACAAGTTCGGAATGTATTGGCAAGTGACCCCGAAAATTCTTTTACAACTCATTTCGCATAAAGATCCAATCAAAGCAGAACGTGCCACGCAAGCCATGTTAAAAATGAGAAAAATTGACATTGCAACGTTGAAAGAAGCTGTAAGTTAA
- a CDS encoding steroid delta-isomerase: MNEETKLKLIDKQLKAYNQKDIDLFLDCWDQNANIFLHPNTLVAEGIKEIKDRHLSRFQEPDLFAKLISRTSFNGKIVDHELVTRNFPEGKGTIEVLAIYEILNQKICNAWFLIGEPKF, encoded by the coding sequence ATGAATGAAGAAACAAAGTTAAAATTAATCGATAAACAACTAAAAGCTTACAATCAAAAAGATATTGATTTATTTTTAGATTGTTGGGATCAAAACGCAAATATATTTTTACATCCGAATACATTGGTGGCCGAAGGAATCAAAGAGATCAAAGATAGGCATTTAAGTCGCTTTCAGGAACCAGACCTTTTTGCAAAATTAATTTCTAGAACTTCCTTTAATGGTAAAATTGTAGACCATGAATTGGTTACCAGGAATTTTCCTGAAGGAAAAGGCACGATTGAAGTATTAGCCATTTATGAAATATTAAACCAAAAAATTTGTAATGCCTGGTTTTTGATCGGAGAACCAAAATTCTGA
- a CDS encoding YdcF family protein: MRKIFYILIKLSFTYLLIASSYIVSTGLVEEKELKSNVALVLGNKVEIDGSPSERLRSRLDRVVTLYKEDLIQKIIVSGGLGKEGFDEAKVMKNYLMNQGIAVDHIIEDNLGYTTEKSADNLKEILKSHESEPILIISQYYHLPRASYLVKRAGFNNIKSSYARYIEIRDLYSIFRETIALPYVIVVNSVFKH, encoded by the coding sequence ATGAGAAAAATATTCTATATCCTAATCAAATTATCTTTTACCTACCTACTCATTGCTTCAAGTTATATAGTCTCAACGGGACTCGTAGAGGAAAAAGAACTGAAATCCAATGTAGCCCTAGTTCTGGGAAACAAAGTTGAAATAGATGGATCTCCATCAGAAAGATTGCGATCAAGATTAGACAGGGTAGTTACTCTTTATAAGGAAGATTTGATTCAAAAAATAATTGTCTCTGGGGGATTGGGAAAAGAAGGATTTGATGAAGCAAAAGTAATGAAAAATTATTTAATGAATCAAGGAATTGCAGTAGACCATATCATCGAAGACAACCTAGGTTACACTACGGAAAAATCCGCCGATAATTTAAAAGAAATCTTGAAATCGCATGAATCGGAACCAATTCTCATCATTTCGCAGTATTATCATCTTCCTAGAGCAAGTTATCTAGTAAAAAGAGCAGGATTCAATAATATCAAATCATCTTACGCCAGATACATTGAAATACGTGACCTTTATTCCATTTTCAGGGAAACAATAGCTCTACCTTATGTTATAGTTGTTAACTCAGTATTTAAGCACTAA
- the ygiD gene encoding 4,5-DOPA dioxygenase extradiol codes for MNSAETKENSTFLKNSTTLPSLFLGHGSPMNAIEENEFVEGLRDLSKTIPKPKAILCISAHWVTDGTFVTAMENPPTIHDFGGFPKALFDVQYPAPGSPELAKLVQSLVKSQNVKLDYEWGLDHGAWSVIKHIYPNADIPIVQLSMDYKISPEDHFRLAKELSSLRNQGVLIIASGNIVHNLRMVAWDRLNEVYGFDWAIDVNQKVKNWIATGDNDSLIQIRNHGKEFEWAIPTAEHYLPLLYTLGTKLDSDTLSFFNDKPVAGALTMTSVRFDS; via the coding sequence ATGAACTCAGCAGAAACTAAAGAGAATTCAACTTTTTTGAAAAATTCCACCACATTGCCTTCTCTTTTTTTAGGACACGGCAGCCCGATGAACGCCATTGAGGAAAATGAATTTGTAGAAGGTTTACGAGATCTTAGTAAAACGATCCCCAAACCAAAGGCAATTCTTTGTATTTCAGCCCATTGGGTGACCGATGGAACCTTTGTAACTGCAATGGAAAATCCTCCCACCATACACGACTTTGGTGGATTTCCAAAAGCATTATTTGACGTTCAATACCCTGCTCCCGGTAGCCCAGAACTTGCAAAATTAGTTCAGTCATTGGTAAAATCTCAAAATGTAAAATTAGATTATGAGTGGGGATTGGATCACGGTGCCTGGAGTGTCATCAAACATATTTATCCAAATGCTGATATACCGATTGTACAATTAAGTATGGATTATAAAATTTCGCCTGAGGATCATTTTCGACTGGCCAAAGAATTATCTTCTCTTCGAAACCAAGGTGTACTTATTATTGCCAGCGGGAATATTGTACATAACTTGCGTATGGTGGCTTGGGACAGATTAAACGAAGTTTATGGATTTGATTGGGCAATCGATGTAAATCAAAAGGTCAAAAATTGGATTGCGACTGGAGACAACGATTCATTAATTCAAATTCGAAATCATGGAAAAGAATTTGAGTGGGCCATTCCAACAGCGGAACATTATTTGCCATTGTTATACACATTAGGCACTAAACTAGATTCTGACACTTTATCATTCTTTAATGATAAACCTGTAGCAGGAGCGCTGACTATGACTTCAGTAAGGTTTGATTCTTAA
- a CDS encoding alpha/beta hydrolase: MEKPLEFLIRKPKVSIEKPPLLLLLHGVGSNEEDLFSLANYLPESFLVVSLRGPLTLGPNSFGWYEVLFTTGQPKINLDQEKLSRKLLLESLDYLKSNFQFDESNVWIGGFSQGAIMSYSIGLLYPNKIKGIFALSGRLLEENKEMIKVTEELLTKKIFISHGSNDRVLSVEYARSVKRYLESIGILPQYHEYEEGHSINREMLKDLIQWLEENL, from the coding sequence ATGGAAAAACCATTAGAATTTTTAATTCGAAAACCAAAGGTTTCGATAGAAAAACCACCTCTTCTCTTATTGTTACATGGAGTTGGTAGTAATGAGGAAGATTTATTTTCCTTAGCAAATTATCTACCGGAATCCTTTCTAGTAGTTTCTCTCCGTGGTCCATTAACTTTAGGCCCCAATAGTTTTGGTTGGTATGAAGTATTATTCACAACTGGGCAGCCAAAGATCAACTTAGACCAAGAAAAACTAAGTAGAAAGTTATTATTAGAGTCTTTGGATTATCTGAAATCAAATTTTCAATTTGATGAATCCAATGTTTGGATTGGAGGGTTTAGCCAAGGTGCCATCATGTCATATTCTATTGGGTTACTGTATCCAAATAAGATTAAAGGTATTTTTGCTTTAAGTGGAAGATTGTTGGAAGAGAATAAAGAAATGATTAAGGTCACAGAGGAACTCTTGACTAAAAAGATTTTTATATCTCATGGTAGCAATGATCGAGTGTTATCTGTTGAATATGCACGTTCAGTCAAACGATATTTGGAATCAATTGGCATTCTGCCTCAATATCATGAATATGAAGAAGGCCATAGTATCAACAGAGAGATGTTAAAAGATTTAATCCAATGGTTGGAAGAAAATCTTTGA
- a CDS encoding class I SAM-dependent methyltransferase, producing MTDRQNVFQRLVGKGLYPSQMAWMLLLPFRNLYLSPAKLASRLGLKDDSIVLELGCGPGYFSPFIAKRIPKGKLYLADIQPEMLEKARKRMDQKGIKNVELSLTEKDSLPFPDNHFDVIYLVTVLGEISEPNSYATEMFRVLKPNGIVSISEQAGDPDSLSLANVEKILLPTGFHLNQVFGKGRTYTADFIKI from the coding sequence ATGACTGATAGACAAAATGTTTTTCAAAGACTAGTCGGAAAGGGATTGTATCCTTCACAAATGGCATGGATGTTACTTCTTCCATTCCGAAACCTTTACTTATCACCAGCGAAACTGGCAAGCCGATTGGGTCTGAAAGATGATTCTATTGTTTTGGAATTAGGATGTGGGCCTGGATATTTTAGCCCCTTCATCGCAAAAAGAATTCCAAAAGGAAAACTTTATCTTGCAGACATTCAACCAGAAATGCTTGAAAAAGCTCGAAAACGAATGGACCAAAAAGGGATCAAAAATGTAGAATTATCACTTACTGAAAAGGATTCTCTACCTTTTCCTGATAATCATTTTGATGTGATCTATCTTGTTACAGTTCTCGGAGAAATTTCGGAACCCAACAGTTATGCAACTGAAATGTTTAGAGTCTTAAAACCAAATGGAATTGTATCGATATCTGAACAGGCTGGTGACCCGGACTCTTTATCCCTCGCAAACGTGGAAAAGATTTTGTTACCAACTGGATTCCACCTAAACCAAGTATTCGGAAAAGGCAGGACATACACAGCCGACTTTATCAAAATCTAA
- the purB gene encoding adenylosuccinate lyase, protein MIDRYSHPEISAIWELENKFKIWTDIEIYACEARANRGEVPKEDLETIKQKAKFNVDEILEIESKVHHDVIAYLTNLNSYIGPAGRHVHFGLTSSDVGDTALCVQMVQAMDLLIQRTETLLETTKQKAKEYKDLPCIGRSHGIHAEPMTLGLKFALFYAEMTRNLERMKDARTQIAVGKLSGAVGTYSNIDLEIEEYVLTKLGLTVDPIATQVISRDRHAFYMSVLGVVAASLDRMATEIRLLQKTEGREVEEPFAKGQKGSSAMPHKRNPVVCERISGISRVIRSNVNVGLQNVGLWHERDISHSSAERIVLPDSTIALDYILEKMNFVLKGLHVYPDATERALNVTRGLIFSQKVLLWLIEKGGISREDAYLIVQENAMAVWADQSKNLRDLLKQDPRCSAILKDSDLDEIFQIKPYLERIPLIFKRLGIID, encoded by the coding sequence ATGATCGATCGTTACAGCCATCCAGAGATTTCGGCCATCTGGGAATTAGAGAACAAATTTAAAATTTGGACAGATATTGAAATTTATGCCTGCGAAGCCCGCGCCAACCGCGGAGAAGTTCCAAAAGAAGACCTCGAAACCATCAAACAAAAGGCAAAATTCAACGTGGATGAAATTCTTGAAATAGAATCCAAAGTCCACCATGATGTAATCGCCTATTTGACCAATTTAAACTCTTATATAGGACCAGCAGGCCGACATGTTCACTTTGGACTAACATCCAGTGACGTTGGTGACACTGCACTTTGTGTGCAAATGGTCCAAGCAATGGATCTTCTCATCCAAAGAACAGAAACTCTTTTAGAAACCACGAAACAAAAAGCAAAAGAGTACAAAGACCTTCCTTGTATCGGACGTTCTCATGGAATCCATGCAGAACCAATGACACTTGGTCTTAAGTTTGCGCTCTTCTATGCAGAGATGACTCGAAACTTAGAACGGATGAAAGATGCTCGTACACAAATTGCTGTAGGTAAATTGTCTGGAGCTGTAGGAACTTATTCCAATATTGATTTAGAAATTGAAGAATATGTGTTAACCAAACTTGGATTAACTGTGGATCCCATTGCTACTCAAGTTATTTCTCGTGACCGCCATGCCTTCTACATGTCAGTACTCGGTGTAGTTGCTGCAAGTTTGGATCGTATGGCAACTGAGATTCGCCTCTTACAAAAAACAGAAGGGCGCGAAGTAGAGGAACCTTTTGCCAAAGGCCAAAAAGGATCTTCGGCTATGCCTCACAAACGAAATCCAGTTGTTTGCGAAAGAATTTCTGGAATCTCACGAGTCATTCGTTCGAACGTAAACGTGGGATTACAAAACGTAGGGCTTTGGCACGAACGGGATATTTCTCACTCTTCGGCCGAACGAATTGTTTTACCTGATTCCACCATCGCACTCGATTACATTTTGGAAAAAATGAATTTTGTGTTGAAGGGACTCCATGTATATCCAGATGCCACCGAACGCGCATTAAACGTGACTCGTGGACTCATCTTCTCACAAAAAGTTTTGTTGTGGTTGATTGAAAAAGGTGGGATTAGTAGGGAAGATGCTTACTTAATCGTTCAAGAAAATGCAATGGCGGTTTGGGCAGACCAATCCAAAAATCTTCGTGACCTTTTAAAACAAGATCCAAGATGTTCTGCCATCCTCAAAGATAGCGACCTGGATGAAATTTTTCAAATCAAACCGTATTTGGAAAGAATCCCTCTCATTTTCAAACGATTGGGGATTATCGATTAA
- a CDS encoding glucose 1-dehydrogenase: MSKEFEGKVALVTGAASPIGLGRAIANRIASHGASLVLVDLNQEKIEEAAREVEAKFGVKAIGVACNVTKPEDCDAAISKTKEAFGKLDFLVNNAGVLKDNLLIRMSEQEYDFVMDVNCKGVFLMTKSASKLILKSDSGRIVNISSVSGLTGQPGQANYSTSKAGVIALTKVSAREFSGRNVLVNAVCPGYVQTEMTGTLSKEVQDKLTDPSVIPLKRPGKQEEIASAVKFFLSNDASYITGTYLRVDGGAAIGM; encoded by the coding sequence ATGTCCAAAGAATTCGAAGGAAAAGTAGCACTGGTAACGGGAGCTGCCTCTCCCATTGGTTTGGGAAGAGCAATCGCAAACCGAATCGCATCGCATGGTGCAAGTTTGGTGCTTGTTGATTTGAATCAGGAAAAAATTGAAGAAGCTGCAAGAGAAGTAGAAGCAAAATTTGGTGTGAAGGCAATTGGAGTTGCTTGTAACGTAACAAAACCAGAAGACTGTGATGCTGCCATCAGCAAAACAAAAGAAGCTTTTGGAAAATTAGATTTTCTTGTGAACAACGCGGGAGTTTTGAAAGACAATCTTCTCATTCGTATGTCTGAACAAGAATATGACTTTGTAATGGATGTGAACTGTAAGGGAGTTTTCCTTATGACTAAATCCGCAAGTAAACTCATTCTAAAATCTGACTCTGGTCGAATTGTAAACATTTCCTCAGTTTCTGGATTAACAGGCCAACCTGGCCAAGCAAACTACTCCACTTCCAAAGCGGGTGTGATTGCGTTAACTAAAGTTTCTGCTCGTGAATTTTCTGGAAGAAACGTTCTTGTGAATGCAGTTTGCCCTGGATACGTGCAAACTGAAATGACAGGAACTCTTTCTAAAGAAGTACAAGACAAGTTGACAGATCCTTCTGTAATCCCACTCAAACGTCCGGGAAAACAAGAAGAGATTGCATCTGCTGTGAAATTTTTCTTAAGCAATGATGCATCTTACATCACTGGAACTTACCTCCGTGTAGACGGTGGTGCGGCTATCGGGATGTAG
- a CDS encoding M23 family metallopeptidase, translated as MLRSFVLVLILSLYPLSAISVSDFPPGFVLKNPYLWPVKGYDSITGTFGEFRTGHFHMGQDFSTGGRIGVPILAVAKGKVTRVQRRWTSIGYALFLQHDDGMTSRYGHLNKFSQKIIKQILKSKQAKRYKDRTDFDIALPEAVEVEAGETIAFSGDTGVGPPHLHFELFKDNVYYNPVHYGLGYNVAEPIVFNALRITPQTPRTFINGRNETVEIPFYEASGNRFELSESPTLFIQGKVGIQIAIHQKSNSNRLGIFTLDMLIGENVLQGFQLSKILKEHTRKNVLLYDSSVSKPNGNPFSYYLHTRDGNDLLGMRSNGREQGLLDSEQMRMGEPKEITIRATGMGGQMSFASFYILKDQGDYSHIVTKEWKYNVYYDRYTTFKSKDTKVELFFPVNAVYSKAFFDIEAQEQIQINTKGLNQLSSVYKIGPDFKDFNLGYDLYVKVPKTKDINSADLYEVLADGNVKKINGSSFSSWGQFFKVRLRKTGMFVVLSDQTPPTIYLHDLMNKTVYPREDFALYLKAVDVGSGIMPDGFDITVDGIPGKAEFFPKDGRLEIFEPEILYEPGKHTVLASVRDFAGNWSSTVRYDYEIQTPPVPEEKKKLPTENQNVDTIKDKKNTKEIKETKTKSSSPKVQKTVKPITIAPKAKDKKSTSR; from the coding sequence ATTCCATCACAGGTACCTTTGGTGAATTCAGGACGGGACATTTTCATATGGGACAAGACTTTTCCACAGGCGGAAGAATTGGTGTTCCCATTTTAGCAGTGGCAAAAGGGAAAGTCACTCGTGTACAAAGGAGATGGACTAGCATAGGTTATGCGCTTTTTCTACAACATGATGATGGAATGACTTCCCGTTATGGTCATTTAAACAAATTTTCTCAGAAAATTATCAAACAAATTCTAAAATCAAAACAAGCAAAACGTTACAAAGATAGAACCGATTTTGATATTGCCCTTCCGGAAGCGGTTGAAGTTGAAGCGGGTGAAACCATTGCATTTTCTGGGGATACGGGAGTTGGCCCACCCCACCTTCACTTTGAACTTTTTAAAGACAATGTATATTATAATCCCGTACATTATGGTTTAGGTTACAATGTTGCAGAGCCCATTGTATTCAATGCACTTCGAATCACACCTCAAACTCCCAGAACATTTATCAACGGCCGAAATGAAACCGTTGAAATTCCTTTTTACGAAGCTAGCGGAAACCGCTTTGAATTATCTGAATCTCCTACTCTTTTTATCCAAGGAAAAGTTGGGATTCAAATCGCAATTCATCAAAAATCAAATAGTAATCGTCTTGGAATTTTCACCTTAGATATGTTAATTGGTGAAAATGTTTTACAAGGATTTCAACTTTCAAAAATATTAAAAGAACATACAAGAAAAAATGTTTTATTATATGATAGCTCGGTTAGTAAACCAAATGGAAATCCATTTTCATATTATTTGCATACAAGAGATGGAAATGACCTTTTAGGAATGAGAAGTAATGGAAGGGAACAAGGTCTTCTAGATAGCGAACAAATGCGAATGGGAGAACCAAAAGAAATTACAATCCGCGCCACAGGTATGGGTGGACAAATGTCATTTGCTTCCTTTTATATTTTAAAAGATCAGGGTGATTACAGTCATATTGTTACCAAAGAATGGAAGTACAATGTGTACTATGATCGTTATACAACTTTCAAATCCAAAGATACAAAAGTAGAATTGTTTTTTCCTGTGAATGCCGTATATTCAAAGGCATTTTTTGATATTGAAGCCCAAGAACAAATTCAAATCAATACAAAAGGTCTCAATCAACTTTCCAGCGTATATAAAATTGGTCCTGATTTTAAAGACTTTAATTTAGGTTACGATCTTTATGTAAAAGTTCCCAAAACAAAGGACATTAATTCAGCAGATTTGTATGAAGTTTTGGCTGATGGGAATGTAAAAAAAATCAACGGTTCATCGTTTAGTTCTTGGGGTCAGTTTTTTAAAGTAAGATTACGAAAAACAGGAATGTTTGTGGTACTTTCTGACCAAACTCCGCCTACCATTTATCTACATGATTTGATGAATAAAACGGTATATCCGAGAGAAGACTTCGCTCTATATCTAAAAGCTGTGGATGTTGGATCAGGAATTATGCCAGACGGCTTTGATATCACAGTGGATGGAATTCCAGGCAAAGCAGAATTTTTTCCAAAAGATGGCCGGTTAGAAATCTTTGAACCAGAAATTTTATATGAACCAGGAAAACATACTGTGCTTGCGAGTGTTCGAGATTTTGCAGGAAACTGGAGTTCTACCGTTCGGTATGATTACGAAATCCAAACACCACCAGTCCCGGAAGAAAAGAAAAAACTACCTACAGAAAATCAAAACGTAGATACAATTAAAGATAAAAAGAATACAAAAGAAATAAAAGAAACAAAAACCAAATCTTCTTCGCCTAAGGTGCAAAAGACGGTAAAACCAATCACAATCGCACCCAAGGCAAAGGATAAAAAATCTACATCCCGATAG